Proteins from one Elgaria multicarinata webbii isolate HBS135686 ecotype San Diego chromosome 3, rElgMul1.1.pri, whole genome shotgun sequence genomic window:
- the LOC134395370 gene encoding sterile alpha motif domain-containing protein 1-like, which translates to MCSGATTHPPPAPAASPETGRTAGRGSAQPSPAPLSLPAPRAAPRAPARGRPPALPPSLPPPELRAPPRPPAVTSLPRRRANRSPPPERALSVPAACGALLVAALALGVCVERAERHRHKFSSQYPSVLHS; encoded by the coding sequence ATGTGCAGCGGAGCGACGACGCATCCTCCTCCCGCTCCCGCCGCGTCGCCCGAGACGGGAAGAACCGCGGGGAGAGGAagcgcccagcccagcccagcccctctCAGCCTCCCGGCTCCGCGTGCAGCTCCCCGAGCCCCGGCCAGGGGACGGCCGCCTGcccttccaccctccctcccGCCGCCGGAACTCCGGGCGCCCCCTAGACCGCCGGCTGTTACCTCGCTCCCACGCCGCCGAGCCAACCGTTCTCCTCCGCCGGAGCGCGCTTTGTCTGTGCCGGCGGCCTGCGGGGCGCTGCTGGTGGCGGCGCTTGCACTGGGCGTGTGCGTGGAGCGAGCGGAGCGCCACAGACACAAA